In Salinirussus salinus, the following proteins share a genomic window:
- a CDS encoding ArsR/SmtB family transcription factor, whose product MEGVLWYVLSGTRGGPNRVRILRALSDRPRNANQLAEDLDLDYKTVRHHLDVLVDNGLVTSTGDDYGAVYLPSDQVEHHWETVEEIAEEVT is encoded by the coding sequence ATGGAGGGCGTCCTCTGGTACGTGCTGTCCGGGACACGCGGGGGCCCCAACCGCGTGCGGATCCTGCGGGCCCTCTCGGACAGACCCAGAAACGCCAACCAGCTCGCCGAAGACCTCGACCTCGATTACAAGACGGTGCGTCACCACCTAGACGTCCTCGTCGACAACGGGCTGGTGACGAGTACTGGCGACGACTACGGGGCAGTCTACCTGCCCAGCGACCAGGTGGAACACCACTGGGAGACCGTCGAGGAGATCGCCGAGGAGGTAACATAG
- a CDS encoding DUF357 domain-containing protein: MADIVEKTERYEDLLAEALAAAETAVPADTPLGEAARECEEMARSYLEDGRHFREDEDLVNALAAFSYGHAWLDAGARIGLFDVPEDGHLFTV, translated from the coding sequence ATGGCCGACATCGTCGAGAAAACGGAGCGCTACGAGGACCTGCTCGCGGAGGCGCTTGCGGCCGCGGAGACGGCCGTCCCCGCCGACACGCCGCTCGGGGAGGCCGCTCGGGAGTGCGAGGAGATGGCCCGGTCGTACTTGGAGGACGGCCGCCACTTCCGCGAGGACGAGGACCTGGTCAACGCCCTCGCCGCGTTCTCCTACGGACACGCGTGGCTGGACGCGGGCGCCCGCATCGGGCTGTTCGACGTTCCCGAGGACGGACACCTCTTTACCGTCTGA
- a CDS encoding fasciclin domain-containing protein — MNRSSRRDVLKGIGVGTAALVGGAGIASARPPSEGDTIVDVAVAADGFDVLVAAVQEAGLVSALSGNRQLTVFAPTDEAFGALDVTADDIGDVDFEEAVGSSLVEILTYHVTPGRRKAASVVNANQVPTLNGAKIEANGTDLNGDQADIVATDIEASNGIVHVIDGVLLP, encoded by the coding sequence ATGAACCGCAGTTCACGACGCGACGTACTCAAGGGGATCGGCGTAGGAACGGCTGCACTCGTCGGCGGCGCAGGCATCGCCAGCGCGAGGCCTCCGAGCGAGGGCGATACTATCGTCGACGTTGCCGTCGCAGCCGACGGGTTCGATGTCTTGGTGGCAGCCGTCCAGGAGGCAGGCCTGGTCAGCGCGCTTTCCGGAAACCGTCAATTGACAGTCTTCGCGCCGACGGACGAAGCCTTCGGAGCGCTGGATGTCACCGCCGATGATATCGGTGACGTCGACTTCGAAGAGGCGGTCGGGTCGTCACTGGTTGAGATCCTCACTTACCACGTTACCCCCGGCCGCCGGAAGGCTGCCTCGGTCGTCAACGCCAACCAGGTGCCGACGCTGAACGGCGCGAAGATCGAGGCGAACGGGACCGACCTCAACGGCGACCAGGCTGATATCGTCGCTACCGACATTGAGGCCTCAAACGGGATCGTCCACGTCATCGACGGTGTCCTCCTCCCTTAG
- a CDS encoding NAD(P)/FAD-dependent oxidoreductase: protein MTDEPVEHRRLVIAGSGIAGLTAAIYAARSNNDPLVLKGDEPGGQLTLTTDVANYPGFPEGVGGPELVQRMEQQAERFGAELENGIVADVDDSSRPFRVELKNGDVYTADALIAASGASARTLGVPGEDALMGFGLSTCATCDGAFFRGEDMLVVGGGDAAMEEASFLTKFADTVYIAHRRENFRAEDYWVDRVMEHVEAGDIEVMRNTELLEIHGSQEEGVDSVTLARNETGYPKDNLEAPGTETFEMDVGAVFYAIGHTPNTDYLEGTGVEMDEAGYVETRGGEGGGQTKTAVEGIFGAGDVVDHHYQQAITAGGMGCKAAIDADDYLEDRAATEAAAGQAAAEGDD from the coding sequence ATGACAGACGAGCCCGTCGAGCACCGCCGGCTGGTCATCGCCGGCTCCGGCATCGCTGGACTGACTGCCGCCATCTACGCCGCCCGGTCGAACAACGACCCGCTCGTGCTGAAAGGCGACGAGCCCGGCGGGCAACTGACGCTCACGACCGACGTCGCGAACTACCCCGGCTTCCCCGAGGGGGTCGGCGGCCCCGAGCTCGTCCAGCGGATGGAACAGCAGGCCGAGCGGTTCGGTGCGGAGCTGGAAAACGGCATCGTCGCCGACGTCGACGACTCCAGCCGGCCGTTCCGGGTCGAACTGAAAAACGGCGACGTCTACACCGCCGACGCGCTCATCGCCGCGTCGGGGGCCAGCGCCCGCACGCTCGGGGTCCCCGGCGAGGACGCCCTGATGGGCTTTGGCCTCTCGACGTGTGCGACCTGTGACGGGGCCTTCTTCCGCGGGGAAGACATGCTCGTCGTCGGCGGCGGCGACGCAGCCATGGAGGAGGCCTCCTTCCTCACGAAGTTCGCCGACACCGTCTACATCGCCCACCGCCGCGAGAACTTCCGGGCGGAGGACTACTGGGTCGACCGTGTGATGGAGCACGTCGAGGCCGGCGACATCGAGGTCATGCGCAACACCGAACTGCTCGAGATCCACGGCAGCCAGGAGGAGGGAGTCGACTCCGTCACCCTCGCACGAAACGAGACCGGCTACCCCAAGGACAATCTGGAGGCCCCCGGGACGGAGACCTTCGAGATGGACGTCGGCGCCGTCTTCTACGCCATCGGCCACACCCCGAACACCGACTATCTGGAGGGGACCGGCGTCGAGATGGACGAGGCGGGGTACGTCGAGACCCGCGGCGGCGAGGGCGGCGGCCAGACGAAGACGGCCGTCGAGGGCATCTTCGGGGCGGGCGACGTCGTGGACCACCACTACCAGCAGGCCATTACTGCGGGCGGCATGGGCTGCAAGGCCGCGATCGACGCCGACGACTACCTCGAGGACCGCGCCGCGACCGAGGCCGCGGCCGGCCAGGCGGCCGCCGAGGGCGACGACTGA